From the genome of Alosa alosa isolate M-15738 ecotype Scorff River chromosome 20, AALO_Geno_1.1, whole genome shotgun sequence, one region includes:
- the slc6a19a.2 gene encoding sodium-dependent neutral amino acid transporter B(0)AT1 — protein sequence MKLKLPNPGLDDRIPSHAHLEKLEVEEVDSRPKWDNKTQYMLTCVGFCVGLGNVWRFPYLCQSHGGGAFMIPFLILLVLEGIPLLHLEFAIGQRLRSGSVGVWGAIHPCLAGVGVASMMVSFMVGMYYNTIIAWVMWYFFNSFQDPLPWSQCPLNENMTGVVSECAGSSSVDYFWYRETLNTSASIEDSGGLQWWIVLSLVCAWAVLYVCCIRGIETTGKAVYVTSTLPYVVLTIFLIRGLTLKGSTSGIVFLFTPKLEELLDPKTWLDAGAQVFYSFSLAFGGLISFSSYNSVHNNCEQDAVIISVINGFTSVYAAIVIYSIIGFRATETFDACLNGNILALLNAFDLPEGSISESNYDETFSHLNGTSPDVIQGLNLATCDLQTFLSQGVEGTGLAFIVFTEAITKMPVSPLWAVLFFIMLFCLGLSTMFGSIEGCVVPLQDLNIFPKRWPKEALTGVVCLVSFGIALIFAQGSGNYWLALFDGFAGSVPLLIIAFCEMMAVSYIYGIDRFNEDIEFMIGHKPNIFWQVTWRVISPLLVFLIFVFYLATTATQELTYITWNPEYDDFPNLETRFYPQWMYAIIFILAGVPALMIPFVAVYKLIQIYCYGTKDTKSSVSSVSAKVQLSEIRT from the exons ATGAAGCTGAAGCTGCCCAACCCGGGTCTGGATGACCGGATCCCATCCCATGCCCACCTGGAGAagctggaggtggaggaggtggacagCAGACCCAAGTGGGACAATAAAACCCAGTACATGCTCACCTGCGTGGGGTTCTGTGTCGGGCTCGGAAACGTCTGGCGCTTCCCCTACCTGTGCCAGAGCCATGGAGGAG GTGCTTTCATGATCCCCTTCCTTATCCTGCTGGTTCTGGAGGGCATCCCTCTGCTGCACCTGGAGTTTGCCATCGGCCAGAGGCTCAGGAGTGGCagcgtgggtgtgtggggggccaTCCATCCATGCCTGGCTGGCGTTG GGGTTGCCTCCATGATGGTTTCCTTCATGGTCGGCATGTACTACAACACCATCATCGCCTGGGTCATGTGGTACTTCTTCAACTCCTTTCAGGATCCCCTGCCTTGGAGTCAATGTCCActcaatgaaaacatgacag GTGTGGTGTCAGAGTGCGCTGGCAGCTCCTCAGTTGATTACTTCTGGTACAGAGAGACCCTGAACACATCTGCAAGCATTGAGGACTCTGGAGGCCTGCAGTGGTGGATCGTCCTCAGCCTGGTCTGCGCCTGGGCCGTCCTCTATGTCTGCTGCATAAGAGGCATTGAGACCACGGGAAAG gCCGTGTACGTCACCTCCACTCTGCCCTACGTGGTTCTCACCATCTTCCTGATTCGAGGTTTGACCCTCAAGGGCTCCACCAGTGGAATTGTTTTCCTCTTCACTCCGAAG CTAGAGGAGCTGTTGGACCCTAAAACCTGGTTGGATGCAGGTGCCCAGGTGTTCTACTCCTTCTCATTGGCTTTTGGTGGTCTCATCTCCTTCTCCAGCTACAACTCTGTCCA CAACAACTGTGAACAGGATgcggtcattatttctgtgATCAATGGCTTCACGTCCGTGTATGCTGCCATTGTCATTTATTCCATCATAGGCTTCCGAGCCACAGAGACGTTTGATGCATGTCTCAATGG AAATATCTTGGCTTTGTTGAATGCCTTTGATCTTCCTGAAGGAAGCATCAGTGAAAGCAACTATGATGAGACTTTCAGCCATCTCAATGGCACCTCACCAGATGTCATTCAGGGGTTGAACCTGGCAACTTGTGATTTACAGACTTTCCTCAGTCAG GGTGTGGAGGGCACAGGCCTTGCCTTCATAGTGTTCACAGAGGCCATCACCAAGATGCCCGTCTCCCCACTGTGGGCTGTGCTCTTCTTCATCATGCTCTTCTGTCTGGGGCTGTCCACCATGTTTGGCTCCATTGAAGGGTGTGTGGTGCCATTGCAGGATCTCAATATCTTCCCAAAGCGTTGGCCTAAAGAAGCCCTTACTG GTGTGGTTTGCCTGGTCTCCTTTGGCATTGCGCTCATCTTTGCCCAGGGTTCTGGTAACTACTGGTTGGCTCTGTTTGATGGGTTTGCCGGCTCTGTCCCTCTTCTCATCATTGCATTCTGTGAGATGATGGCTGTCAGCTACATCTATGGGATTGACAG GTTTAACGAAGACATTGAGTTCATGATCGGCCACAAGCCGAACATCTTCTGGCAGGTCACGTGGAGAGTGATCAGTCCCCTGCTGGTGTTCCTGATCTTCGTCTTTTACCTCGCCACCACCGCCACCCAGGAACTCACCTACATCACCTGGAACCCTGAATAT GATGACTTTCCAAATCTGGAAACACGCTTCTATCCTCAGTGGATGTACGCCATCATATTCATCCTCGCCGGGGTTCCGGCCCTGATGATTCCATTCGTGGCGGTGTACAAGCTCATCCAGATATACTGCTACGGAACGAAAGACACAAAGAGTAGTGTCAGCTCAGTATCTGCTAAGGTACAATTGTCTGAGATAAGGACCTGA